From a single Fusobacterium ulcerans ATCC 49185 genomic region:
- the citD gene encoding citrate lyase acyl carrier protein, protein MVGVCGNEKDSDALVTVNLDNSGIEIEIESKNKKMFGNLMKKAVKEVLADMKIDNAKVLVQDFGALDFVIKGRTRTAVRRALTGGMK, encoded by the coding sequence ATGGTGGGAGTATGTGGAAACGAAAAGGATTCAGATGCTTTGGTTACTGTAAATTTAGATAATAGTGGAATTGAAATAGAGATAGAATCAAAGAATAAAAAAATGTTTGGGAATCTTATGAAAAAAGCTGTGAAAGAGGTATTGGCTGACATGAAAATAGATAATGCAAAAGTGTTGGTACAGGATTTTGGAGCATTAGACTTTGTAATTAAAGGAAGAACAAGAACTGCAGTGAGAAGAGCTTTAACAGGAGGGATGAAATAA
- a CDS encoding PTS sugar transporter subunit IIA, which yields MKKIVIASHHKLAFGMKKTVEFLTGFTNVYELSAYIDNGDICEQVKEIMDGVKEDDEVFVFTDILGGSVTQNFFPYCSDRVHIICGMNLPIILTVISELDEDIKKEDIYRMIEESRESIVYVNEWTTAEDNDDE from the coding sequence TTGAAAAAAATTGTTATTGCTTCACATCATAAATTAGCATTTGGTATGAAAAAAACTGTCGAATTTCTTACTGGGTTTACTAATGTTTATGAATTAAGTGCCTATATAGACAATGGAGATATTTGTGAACAGGTAAAAGAGATAATGGATGGTGTCAAAGAAGATGATGAGGTTTTTGTTTTTACAGATATACTAGGGGGAAGTGTTACTCAGAATTTTTTTCCATATTGCAGTGATAGAGTTCATATAATTTGCGGAATGAATCTTCCAATAATACTTACTGTAATATCGGAACTAGATGAGGATATAAAAAAAGAGGATATTTATAGAATGATTGAAGAATCCAGAGAATCTATTGTATATGTAAATGAATGGACAACTGCAGAAGACAATGATGATGAATAA
- a CDS encoding sulfatase translates to MRTIVVLMDTLRRDHLSCYNENTDCITENIKKFSEESCVFENHFTGSMPCMPARRDIFTGRLNFLERSWGPIEIFDKTIPKVLESKKIKSHIITDHAHYFRIGGENYCQQFSTYEFFRGQESDPWISLIDDPYMPEKYFGDVKRQYQCNRTKFKEEKDFPSVKCFDAAMEWIDENKNAKDFFLMVETFDPHEPFDIPEKYLELYDDDYKGPHFDLPKYKKIDVETKEAIEHLKKRYKALVTMSDVHFGRFIEKLKENNMYEDTLIIFTTDHGYCLGEREYLGKSYMPAYNELSNIPLIVHFPDNCYAGERKSELTQNIDLMATILDYQSVEIPDRVTGKSLRNIVEKNEQNRESLLYGIFGLAVNIYDGQYTYMRGARDSSKCYEYTTSLTTIRNWLGKDIPEKIECGHFLKNVDFPVYKIPAEKNALVSDFSYIMKDHLFDIKKDYEQKNDIKDTEIIELMEKKLSKALKENDAPEEQWERLGLNK, encoded by the coding sequence ATGAGAACAATTGTAGTGTTGATGGATACATTAAGGAGAGATCATCTTTCTTGCTATAATGAAAATACAGATTGTATCACAGAAAATATAAAAAAATTTAGTGAGGAAAGCTGTGTATTTGAAAATCATTTTACAGGAAGTATGCCTTGTATGCCAGCAAGAAGAGATATCTTTACTGGAAGATTAAATTTTTTAGAAAGATCATGGGGGCCAATAGAAATATTTGATAAAACAATTCCAAAGGTTTTGGAAAGTAAAAAAATTAAATCACACATAATAACAGATCATGCTCATTATTTTAGAATTGGTGGAGAAAATTATTGTCAACAGTTTTCAACATATGAATTCTTTAGAGGACAGGAGAGTGATCCATGGATATCGTTAATAGATGACCCGTATATGCCAGAAAAATATTTTGGAGATGTAAAAAGACAATATCAATGCAATAGAACAAAATTTAAAGAGGAAAAGGATTTTCCAAGTGTGAAATGTTTTGATGCAGCAATGGAATGGATAGATGAAAATAAAAATGCAAAAGATTTTTTTCTTATGGTAGAAACTTTTGACCCACATGAGCCATTTGATATACCTGAAAAATATCTTGAATTATATGATGATGATTATAAAGGACCACATTTTGACTTGCCAAAATATAAAAAAATAGATGTGGAAACAAAAGAAGCTATAGAACATTTAAAGAAAAGATATAAAGCATTGGTTACAATGTCAGATGTACATTTTGGAAGATTTATTGAGAAACTGAAAGAAAATAATATGTATGAAGATACTCTAATTATATTTACTACAGATCATGGGTATTGTCTAGGAGAGAGAGAATATCTTGGAAAAAGCTATATGCCAGCATATAATGAGCTTTCTAATATTCCATTGATAGTACATTTTCCTGATAATTGTTATGCTGGAGAAAGAAAATCAGAACTAACACAGAATATAGATTTAATGGCTACAATTTTAGACTATCAGTCAGTGGAGATTCCAGATAGAGTAACTGGAAAATCTCTTAGAAACATTGTAGAAAAAAATGAACAGAACAGGGAATCTTTGCTTTATGGAATTTTTGGATTAGCTGTAAATATTTATGATGGTCAATATACTTATATGAGGGGAGCAAGGGATAGTTCAAAGTGCTATGAGTATACTACGTCTCTTACAACAATAAGAAACTGGCTGGGAAAAGATATTCCAGAAAAGATAGAATGTGGACATTTCTTAAAAAATGTAGATTTTCCGGTTTATAAAATACCAGCTGAAAAAAATGCTCTTGTAAGTGATTTTTCCTATATCATGAAAGATCATCTCTTTGATATAAAGAAAGATTATGAACAAAAAAATGATATAAAGGATACAGAAATTATTGAACTTATGGAGAAAAAACTTTCAAAAGCATTGAAAGAAAATGATGCTCCTGAAGAGCAATGGGAAAGATTGGGATTGAATAAATAA
- the citF gene encoding citrate lyase subunit alpha, giving the protein MKNIKNKAEREIPEYIKGYGEVKPYAGPFATEPTGRKYAPLKSFSKPGDSKILASIKEAVEKCEIKDGMTISFHHHLRNGDYVLNMVMDEIAKMGIKNLNLVCSSLTKAHEPLIEHIRNGVVTGINTSGLRGEIAKEISRNNILGRPVIFRTHGGRARAIEAGELKIDVAFIAAPACDKMGNMNGAEGKSAFGAMGYPMVDAQYAEKVVAITDNLMPFPLKRISIPMTQIDYVVVIESIGDPEQIATGATRITKNPQELLIAEKASEVLTATGYIKNGFSFQAGSGGASLAVCKYLKEYMHENNIKGSFAAGGITAAMVEFLEEGYFEVLLDTQSFDSAAAESMLKNPAHIEMSASMYANPHNKGCSAHQLDVMILSATEIDTDYNINSLTGSTGIIMGALGGAPDTAAGAKLTVVVAPTMRKRIPIVTDRVTTVVTPGETVDILVTERGICVNPRRPELIEILTKVGIQLKTIEQLKEEIEKLTGVPEKFSTSDTVVAVVEYRDGTVIDVVRQAK; this is encoded by the coding sequence ATAAAAAATATAAAAAATAAAGCAGAGAGAGAAATCCCAGAATATATTAAAGGATATGGAGAGGTAAAACCTTATGCTGGGCCTTTTGCTACAGAACCAACAGGAAGAAAATATGCTCCATTAAAAAGTTTTTCTAAACCAGGAGATTCAAAAATACTGGCTTCAATAAAAGAAGCAGTAGAGAAATGTGAAATAAAAGATGGAATGACAATTTCTTTTCACCATCATTTAAGAAATGGAGATTATGTACTTAATATGGTAATGGATGAAATTGCCAAGATGGGAATAAAAAATCTTAATTTAGTCTGTTCTTCATTGACAAAGGCACATGAACCATTGATTGAACACATCAGAAATGGGGTGGTTACTGGGATAAATACTTCAGGACTGAGGGGAGAGATAGCCAAAGAGATTTCTAGAAATAATATCTTGGGAAGACCTGTGATATTTAGAACTCATGGAGGAAGAGCGAGGGCTATAGAAGCAGGAGAATTAAAAATAGATGTAGCCTTTATAGCAGCTCCAGCCTGTGACAAAATGGGAAATATGAATGGTGCAGAGGGAAAATCAGCATTTGGAGCTATGGGATATCCAATGGTGGATGCTCAATATGCAGAAAAAGTAGTAGCAATAACTGATAATTTAATGCCTTTTCCATTAAAGAGAATCAGTATTCCTATGACTCAGATTGATTATGTAGTAGTAATTGAATCAATAGGTGATCCAGAACAGATAGCAACTGGAGCAACAAGGATAACTAAGAATCCACAGGAACTTTTAATTGCTGAAAAAGCATCAGAGGTATTGACAGCAACTGGGTATATTAAAAATGGATTTTCATTTCAGGCAGGTTCTGGGGGGGCTTCTCTGGCAGTATGTAAGTATTTGAAAGAATATATGCATGAAAATAATATAAAGGGATCATTTGCAGCTGGAGGAATAACAGCTGCTATGGTTGAGTTCTTAGAAGAAGGATATTTTGAGGTTTTACTGGATACTCAGAGTTTTGACAGTGCAGCAGCAGAATCAATGCTAAAAAATCCAGCTCATATAGAAATGTCAGCCTCTATGTATGCCAATCCACATAATAAGGGCTGCAGTGCTCATCAACTAGATGTAATGATTTTGTCAGCAACAGAAATAGATACAGATTATAATATAAATTCACTGACTGGGTCAACAGGGATAATAATGGGAGCATTAGGAGGAGCACCAGATACAGCAGCTGGAGCAAAATTAACAGTAGTAGTAGCTCCAACTATGAGAAAAAGAATTCCAATAGTTACAGATAGAGTAACAACTGTAGTGACTCCTGGTGAAACAGTTGATATATTAGTAACAGAAAGAGGAATTTGCGTAAACCCTAGAAGACCAGAATTAATTGAGATTTTGACAAAAGTAGGAATTCAGTTGAAAACTATAGAACAGTTAAAAGAAGAAATTGAAAAATTGACAGGAGTTCCAGAAAAATTTTCCACTTCTGATACAGTAGTAGCTGTAGTAGAATATAGGGATGGGACTGTGATAGATGTAGTAAGACAAGCTAAATAA
- a CDS encoding Na+/H+ antiporter NhaC family protein, protein MKKTLFLFMFFFLFSYVVVNKFTLGIIVFIVYMGFALMALKKDNTLDSVIDISFEYSKKSKVVLTIFIFVGALTASWLASGTIPGIVYFGIKFINPNLFIFFTFFITSIIAFFLGSSFGTASTIGIALMAIARSGNIDVNIVGAAIISGIYFGDRWSPLSSSANLVASLTGIDIYSNLKNMIKSMIIPYLLTSLFYIFLSRSYILSTNENTISGLILNTYNLDVRFIFIPVVAIVIFSILRINVRISMVVSIILASAVAVVVQKEKITDVIKYLTLGFYKFDGTSLEKIIKGGGVVSMLNAFILIIISCSLVGLFEQLNILYYIKNKIMNVKTRADLFRNTVIVSFITGMVGANQTIAVIMTENIIEKIYDEKKIKRIELAKDIENSAIVIPALIPWNIACYLPCTMLGIGSIKFIPYAAYIYLIPICAYIYYRFILKEKEI, encoded by the coding sequence ATGAAAAAAACTCTGTTTTTGTTTATGTTCTTTTTTTTATTTTCATATGTTGTAGTAAATAAGTTTACTCTTGGAATAATAGTTTTTATAGTATATATGGGATTTGCTTTAATGGCATTAAAAAAAGATAATACACTGGATTCTGTTATTGATATCTCTTTTGAGTATAGTAAAAAATCAAAGGTTGTTTTAACAATATTTATCTTTGTAGGAGCTTTGACAGCAAGCTGGCTGGCTTCAGGAACAATTCCTGGTATTGTATATTTTGGAATAAAATTTATAAATCCTAATCTTTTTATATTTTTTACATTTTTTATAACAAGTATAATAGCTTTTTTTCTAGGAAGTTCTTTTGGAACAGCAAGCACAATAGGTATTGCTCTTATGGCAATAGCTAGAAGTGGTAATATAGATGTCAATATTGTAGGAGCAGCAATAATTTCAGGAATTTATTTTGGAGACAGATGGTCACCTCTTTCATCTAGTGCTAATTTAGTTGCCAGTCTTACAGGAATAGATATATACTCAAATTTGAAAAATATGATAAAATCAATGATAATACCATATCTTTTAACAAGTCTGTTTTATATATTCCTATCTAGAAGTTATATACTTAGTACAAATGAAAATACTATTTCAGGACTCATTTTAAATACATATAATTTGGATGTAAGATTTATCTTTATACCTGTTGTAGCAATTGTAATCTTTTCTATTTTAAGAATAAATGTAAGAATTTCTATGGTTGTAAGTATAATTTTAGCTTCAGCTGTAGCTGTAGTTGTTCAAAAAGAAAAGATTACAGATGTAATAAAATATCTAACTTTAGGATTTTATAAATTTGATGGAACTTCTTTGGAGAAAATTATAAAAGGAGGAGGAGTTGTATCAATGCTCAATGCCTTTATTCTTATAATTATTTCCTGCTCTCTTGTTGGTCTTTTTGAACAGTTAAATATACTTTATTATATAAAAAATAAAATAATGAATGTAAAAACAAGGGCAGATTTATTTAGAAACACTGTAATTGTTAGTTTCATCACTGGAATGGTAGGAGCAAATCAGACTATTGCAGTTATAATGACTGAAAATATTATAGAAAAAATTTATGATGAAAAGAAAATAAAAAGGATAGAACTAGCAAAAGATATAGAAAATTCAGCAATAGTTATTCCTGCACTTATTCCTTGGAATATAGCATGCTATCTCCCATGTACAATGCTGGGGATTGGAAGTATTAAATTCATACCCTATGCAGCTTACATATATCTGATTCCAATTTGTGCATATATATATTATAGATTTATTTTAAAAGAAAAAGAAATTTAA
- a CDS encoding PTS system mannose/fructose/sorbose family transporter subunit IID — protein MNNENKAILDKKDLNKVIMRWMPMAVNTYNYQYQQAGTVVYSLYPALRKIYKNDDELQASIQNHFNYFNCMPWLAPLVLGATLAIEDNGGIKDKEIVQNIKTSLMGPLSGVGDTIFWVLVPTIIGSIAGYMALENNPTGVIAWIIINIAFMFMRFRFIHLGYNQGIKLVTSFGNKVALLTECASILGLVVVGSLVSSVVNIKIPMVIKYGEVSMAIQPMLDKILPALVPVLITFGIYKVLKMKKIGITGIILMVIIFSMFAAYFKVLV, from the coding sequence ATGAATAATGAAAATAAAGCAATTTTAGATAAAAAAGATTTGAATAAAGTTATAATGAGATGGATGCCTATGGCTGTAAATACGTATAACTATCAGTATCAACAGGCAGGAACTGTAGTTTACTCTCTCTATCCTGCATTAAGAAAAATTTATAAAAATGATGATGAACTTCAGGCATCAATACAGAATCATTTTAATTATTTTAACTGTATGCCATGGCTAGCACCTCTAGTGCTGGGAGCAACCTTAGCTATTGAAGACAATGGGGGAATAAAAGATAAAGAAATAGTTCAGAATATAAAAACAAGTTTGATGGGACCTCTTTCAGGAGTAGGAGATACAATTTTCTGGGTACTTGTGCCAACAATTATTGGATCAATTGCAGGATATATGGCTTTAGAAAATAATCCAACTGGAGTAATTGCATGGATTATTATAAATATAGCATTTATGTTTATGAGATTTAGATTTATACATTTAGGATATAATCAGGGAATTAAGTTAGTAACAAGTTTTGGAAATAAAGTTGCTCTATTGACAGAATGTGCTTCTATTTTAGGATTAGTTGTTGTAGGATCATTAGTTTCTTCTGTTGTAAATATAAAAATACCCATGGTGATAAAGTATGGAGAAGTTTCAATGGCAATTCAACCTATGCTGGATAAAATACTTCCAGCATTAGTTCCTGTACTTATAACTTTTGGAATTTATAAGGTATTAAAAATGAAAAAAATAGGAATAACAGGAATAATTTTAATGGTTATTATTTTTAGCATGTTTGCAGCTTATTTTAAAGTATTAGTTTAG
- a CDS encoding DeoR/GlpR family DNA-binding transcription regulator — protein sequence MRFNERKALIINTLKKQQILSFPELELLLDVSPTTIRRDLTALEKEGILSRFHGGIKKNNGIIEQSMSKKQSLNIEAKKKIGKIAASLIHPNELIFIGSGSTTYYMINYIKDTSITVITNGIPHAEALNAKNIRAFLLCGFLKDKTRSVVGKETNKLIESYHFDQVFSSANGMNADFDILSTDEYEHNIKKSAISRGKVSYIMIDSSKFNKTAMYTLPRNDDTYIITESLTEELKKIKNVITPSERDTKKK from the coding sequence ATGAGATTTAACGAAAGAAAAGCTTTAATAATAAATACACTGAAAAAACAGCAGATACTATCTTTTCCTGAATTAGAACTTCTTTTAGATGTTTCTCCAACTACAATAAGACGTGATCTTACTGCGCTGGAAAAAGAAGGCATTCTTTCACGTTTTCATGGTGGGATAAAGAAAAATAATGGAATCATTGAACAATCAATGAGTAAAAAACAATCTTTAAATATTGAAGCAAAAAAGAAAATTGGAAAAATAGCAGCTTCTCTAATTCATCCAAATGAATTAATTTTTATAGGTTCTGGCTCTACTACTTATTATATGATTAACTACATAAAAGATACTTCCATTACTGTAATAACAAATGGTATTCCCCATGCAGAAGCTTTAAATGCAAAAAATATTCGTGCTTTTCTATTGTGTGGTTTTTTAAAAGACAAAACTCGTTCTGTAGTTGGGAAAGAAACTAATAAATTAATCGAATCTTATCACTTTGATCAGGTGTTTTCCAGTGCTAATGGAATGAATGCTGATTTTGATATTCTTTCCACTGATGAGTATGAGCATAATATAAAAAAATCTGCCATCAGCAGAGGTAAAGTTTCATATATTATGATTGACAGTTCTAAATTTAATAAAACTGCTATGTACACTCTTCCAAGGAATGATGATACTTACATAATTACAGAATCCCTTACTGAAGAACTAAAAAAAATTAAAAATGTTATTACCCCTTCAGAAAGAGATACTAAAAAAAAATAA
- a CDS encoding HpcH/HpaI aldolase family protein translates to MENLKKRLKKETLFGTFVPFALGDVADYTSRLGFDFIIIDNEHGIMNQETIFDMIRAAQCQRTSVLVRCTNSTPDMIHKVLDMGAEGILVPVINTAEDAREVIKSAFYPPKGERGIAYFTRASSYGLIEDKTEFLKKANEEVFISIQLETGAAIENLDEILEVEGIDMFFIGPNDLAASLGIPNSHPEMERIIEETISKIIAKGKTAGIFVTDDETARKYTGYGAKFILTSITKYLTQGVKEYLRKAKNN, encoded by the coding sequence ATGGAAAATTTAAAGAAAAGATTAAAGAAAGAGACTCTGTTTGGAACATTTGTTCCTTTTGCATTGGGAGATGTTGCTGACTATACTTCAAGACTTGGGTTTGATTTTATTATTATTGATAATGAACATGGGATTATGAATCAAGAAACAATATTTGATATGATAAGAGCAGCTCAATGTCAGAGAACTTCTGTCCTTGTAAGATGTACAAACAGTACTCCAGATATGATTCATAAGGTACTGGATATGGGAGCAGAGGGAATTCTTGTTCCTGTTATAAATACAGCTGAAGATGCTAGAGAGGTAATAAAATCAGCATTTTATCCACCAAAGGGTGAAAGAGGAATAGCATATTTTACAAGAGCATCATCATATGGTCTTATAGAAGATAAGACTGAATTTCTGAAAAAGGCAAATGAAGAGGTCTTTATAAGTATTCAGCTGGAAACAGGAGCTGCTATAGAAAATTTGGATGAAATATTAGAAGTGGAAGGGATAGATATGTTTTTTATAGGACCAAACGATTTAGCAGCATCTTTAGGAATTCCAAATTCACATCCAGAAATGGAAAGAATTATAGAGGAAACTATCAGCAAAATTATAGCTAAAGGAAAAACAGCAGGAATTTTTGTAACTGATGATGAAACAGCTAGAAAATATACTGGATATGGAGCAAAGTTTATTCTTACTTCTATAACTAAATATTTGACACAGGGAGTAAAAGAATATTTAAGAAAAGCTAAAAATAACTAG
- a CDS encoding PTS sugar transporter subunit IIB, whose amino-acid sequence MEVKLARIDNRLLHGIVASQWAPSVGAMRVMIIDDEVAGNELKKNGMKLAKPAGSALSIISLETALTNYKNGKYIGQTVFLIVKNPQIILELINAGVKIPKLNIGATAEKNNEIKLSGQATVTKEEMKLYREIYDRGTAIEIQYIPADTIVQFKNFLEK is encoded by the coding sequence ATGGAAGTAAAATTAGCTCGTATTGATAACAGACTACTTCATGGAATTGTAGCATCACAATGGGCACCAAGTGTAGGAGCAATGAGAGTCATGATAATAGATGATGAAGTTGCTGGAAATGAACTTAAAAAAAATGGGATGAAATTGGCAAAACCAGCTGGGTCTGCCTTATCTATCATAAGTCTGGAAACAGCTCTTACTAATTATAAAAATGGAAAGTATATAGGACAGACAGTGTTTTTAATAGTAAAAAATCCTCAGATTATTCTTGAATTAATAAATGCAGGAGTCAAAATACCTAAGTTGAATATAGGGGCAACAGCAGAAAAAAATAATGAAATAAAATTATCAGGGCAAGCAACTGTAACAAAAGAAGAAATGAAGCTATACAGAGAAATTTATGACAGAGGAACTGCCATAGAAATCCAATATATACCAGCAGATACAATAGTACAATTTAAAAACTTTTTAGAAAAATAA
- a CDS encoding HpcH/HpaI aldolase/citrate lyase family protein yields MEKRARRTMLFAPANNPKMLVTAHLYGADCVLFDLEDAVKYADKDAARDLLAEALKTVDYGDTEIFARINPLSTEFGRDDVKILVPAGLRKMRLAMCETPEQVKELDELLTEVEKEYEIENGACKIQCSLETPLAVMNAVSIATASPRVTSISFGAEDFTRTMGAERTKEGKELFVARTLVVMAAAIAGVDAIDTVWSDLDDEEGFKAEVKTSMNLGFAGKSCIHPSQIKIVHKIFTPNKEELEKSLEIVRAAEAANINKGGVITVNGKMVDIPVIAKAEKVVRLAKSAGMIK; encoded by the coding sequence ATGGAAAAAAGAGCAAGAAGAACCATGTTGTTTGCTCCAGCAAATAATCCTAAAATGCTGGTAACAGCTCATCTCTATGGGGCAGACTGTGTTTTATTTGATTTAGAAGATGCAGTTAAATATGCAGATAAAGATGCTGCCAGAGATTTATTGGCTGAAGCTTTAAAGACAGTAGATTATGGAGATACAGAAATATTTGCAAGGATTAATCCTTTAAGTACAGAATTTGGAAGAGATGATGTAAAGATATTAGTTCCAGCTGGGCTTAGAAAAATGAGACTTGCTATGTGCGAAACTCCTGAACAGGTAAAAGAACTTGATGAACTATTGACTGAAGTTGAGAAAGAATATGAAATAGAAAATGGGGCTTGTAAGATACAATGCTCTCTGGAAACCCCTTTGGCAGTTATGAATGCTGTAAGTATTGCAACAGCATCTCCAAGGGTAACATCAATATCTTTTGGAGCAGAGGATTTCACAAGAACTATGGGAGCAGAGAGAACTAAAGAGGGAAAAGAACTGTTTGTGGCTAGAACTCTGGTGGTAATGGCAGCTGCTATTGCAGGAGTAGATGCGATTGATACTGTATGGTCTGACTTAGATGACGAAGAAGGATTCAAAGCTGAGGTAAAAACTTCAATGAATTTGGGGTTTGCTGGAAAATCTTGTATTCACCCATCACAGATAAAGATAGTTCATAAGATATTTACACCAAATAAGGAAGAACTCGAAAAATCATTGGAAATAGTCAGAGCAGCAGAAGCTGCCAATATCAATAAAGGGGGAGTAATCACAGTAAATGGAAAAATGGTGGATATTCCAGTAATTGCCAAGGCAGAAAAAGTAGTTAGACTGGCTAAAAGTGCAGGAATGATTAAATAG
- a CDS encoding PTS mannose/fructose/sorbose/N-acetylgalactosamine transporter subunit IIC has protein sequence MLSVWQVIIITILAFLVPVDKYGMTFGLRWPIIPAFLMGFILGDMQTALYIGGTLQLMSLGVASIGGSSVPEYSTAAIIATTIAVVTGKGMEAGLAIGLPVAMLGVQLDVFAKILNGFVVRTSQNYANKKDFGKMIKILMVGPIITGLTAAIPVFLAISMGPEIVNKILEITPSWFISGLTIAGKVLPAVGIAMLLNYMPVRKYVYYLFLGFFFAAYLGVPILGVTIIGLIASMKYYSENQNKMGTTGTPSDNVTSVGGLEDE, from the coding sequence ATGTTATCAGTATGGCAGGTTATTATTATAACTATATTGGCATTTTTGGTTCCTGTAGATAAGTATGGTATGACTTTTGGACTGAGATGGCCCATTATACCAGCTTTTTTAATGGGATTTATATTAGGAGATATGCAGACAGCACTTTATATTGGTGGAACTTTGCAGTTAATGTCATTGGGAGTAGCAAGTATAGGGGGAAGCAGTGTTCCTGAATATTCAACTGCTGCAATTATAGCTACTACAATAGCAGTTGTTACAGGAAAAGGAATGGAGGCAGGACTTGCAATAGGATTACCAGTAGCTATGCTTGGAGTTCAGTTAGATGTTTTTGCCAAAATTTTAAACGGATTTGTAGTGCGTACATCACAAAATTATGCAAATAAAAAAGATTTTGGAAAGATGATAAAAATATTGATGGTAGGGCCAATAATTACAGGACTGACAGCAGCAATTCCAGTATTTTTGGCTATAAGTATGGGACCTGAAATAGTAAATAAGATATTAGAAATAACACCATCATGGTTTATTTCAGGTTTGACTATAGCAGGAAAAGTTTTACCAGCTGTGGGAATAGCAATGTTACTAAATTATATGCCTGTAAGAAAATATGTTTATTATTTATTTCTTGGGTTCTTTTTTGCTGCATATTTAGGAGTTCCAATTTTAGGAGTAACTATAATAGGATTAATAGCCTCAATGAAATATTACAGTGAAAATCAAAATAAAATGGGAACAACTGGAACACCATCTGATAATGTCACTAGTGTAGGAGGATTGGAAGATGAATAA
- a CDS encoding YbaK/EbsC family protein, with amino-acid sequence MEEKFEVSDILTGRPDREISDKEKDCYDMLEKLGIYYERVEFNIFPETLEDLSKSDEKLKMPGIKNLMFKTKNGSQFFLLVLARNEKLDIKEFRGKHGIPKIEMAKDSDLENILNTHSGAVSITELMYDKDNKIKLFIDEKLLEGEYMRFHPNENLSTVKIKMKDFKEKLIPYLEHEINIL; translated from the coding sequence ATGGAAGAAAAATTTGAGGTATCAGATATATTGACAGGAAGACCAGATAGAGAGATTTCAGACAAAGAAAAAGATTGTTATGATATGCTGGAAAAATTAGGGATTTATTATGAAAGAGTAGAATTTAATATCTTTCCTGAAACATTGGAAGATTTATCTAAATCAGATGAAAAATTAAAAATGCCTGGGATAAAAAATTTGATGTTTAAAACTAAAAATGGCAGTCAGTTTTTTTTACTGGTTCTAGCAAGAAATGAAAAATTAGATATAAAAGAATTTAGGGGAAAACATGGTATTCCTAAAATAGAAATGGCTAAAGACAGTGATTTGGAAAATATTTTAAATACTCATTCTGGAGCAGTTAGTATAACAGAATTGATGTATGATAAAGACAATAAAATAAAATTATTTATTGATGAAAAGCTTTTGGAAGGAGAATATATGCGCTTTCATCCAAATGAAAATTTATCTACAGTGAAGATTAAAATGAAAGATTTTAAGGAAAAATTAATTCCATATCTGGAGCATGAAATTAATATTTTATAA